The genome window CCTTTGCAGTGCAGGGGGCCGAGCAGGCTGACAGCTGGGGCCACAGTTGAGCCCTCAAGGGCCCCTCTGGCTGAGgtgagttttttttcttcttcctacgAAGAAGTGATCAACTCAAAAGTTTATAGAAATTCTTTATTACACAAAAATAGACTCTCTTTTCCCTCTGTGTACATGACCCCACTTTGGTCTCTGTTTCGAGGGAGACAGGAAGCTCCCaagcctcttccttctccctccatgATGGGAGCTGCAGCTGGCAGGGTCGTTCCCCTCCCGGGCTCTACTCCGGATTCCTCCTCACACCTGTCTCTGCCATCTGCTCACATGCCAGGTCATCTCACGGGCCCACTCCCTCAGCTTAGCAGGCAAGGGCAGGAAAGAGCAGTGGCCAGGCTGGTCCCACTCCCTCTCAGGGTGGGCGCCAGGGCCAGGGCagggctgtgggtgctgggagggtGTGGTGTTGATGTGGATGTGGGGCTGGTGGCGTTGCTTCATtttctgtggcccagcaggactTTGGTGATGAAGGTGACAATGGCGCTCGCTGGCTGGTCTGGGTCAAGCTCCGCAAAGAGGTGGCACACATTTTCCCAGGGACTTCCCGGCTTCTTGGCCACGAAACCAAAGATCCTACAGGGACAGAGCCAGGGCTGGGCCTCGGCATCCCTCTCACTGGGGGACGTTGCAGGCCCTGAGGGGTGGTGCGTGCCAGGCCAGGTTGCACTTGGCAGGGAGACTTACTTGGAGGTGGTTCCGTCAGGGTTGGTCCATCTGAAAAGAGAGGGCCATATGGGAGGAGTGCAGCCCGGGGCCGGTTCCGGAGCCCGAGGGGCTGGGCTCTGAGGAAGCTCACCTGCGGTCCTGGGGGTCCGTGCTGGAGAAGGTGATGCTGCCCACTGGGTAATGGCGTCGGAAGAAGAGCCTGTGAGGGGCGGGCGGGTGAGGGAAGTCACTCCTGGGgcgtggggtgggggcagggcttAGAGGGTAGAGTGCTAGCCCCTCAAGCAAGAGAGCGAGTTTGCACCCCCAGACCCCAGGCAGCTGGGGGGTACGCATGGTGGCCGCCTACAGGTCTAGCCTCAGGAGCAAGCTGGCCAGCAAGACCCGCTGTCAGTGAGCTCAGGGTTTggctgagaccctgcctcaacaggTGCAGCGACCAGGAAGACTTAACACTGTCGCGCAAACACGCATACGCACGTGTCACACTGCACACgtgaagagaaggaagaacaaaACTATAGCCCTGGCCGCCAAGGCCCTTCCCTGAGACTCTGCAGAGCCCAGTCTGTGCCAGGCTTACTTTCTCTGGTTGTCGGTCAGTGTGATGCCTTGGGCTGAGACCTTGAAGTGGACAATGGCTGGAACTGGGTTGGGGCTGCAGCTCAGAgctgcagagctggccctggccACAGCCTGCGGGCCGGTCAGCGACTCTGTCTCCACAGAGGTCAGGTAGAGCACACTGCAGGCTAAAGAGACAGGCTGGTGAGCCAGCGCGGCTTTGCCAGGACCCAGCTCCGCCACCCACCAGTCTCTTCGCATCCCACCAACTGGAATCCTGTACTAACGAGTTAGACAGCAACTCCCGGACTCCAGGGCAGCCAGCAAGGGTGGGAGGAGGCCGAAGGACACACACTTTAAGTCCTTGCCTCTGCTGCAGCTGATTCCCGCCTAGTACACCTGAGGGCTCAGCCCTGAGCCCTTCCCCACCTCCCGGAGCAAAGGGGCGCCCCTGCCTGGAGGGTTAAATGCCTCTGCCCGCCTTTCCGTGTATCCCCGTGTCTGGTGCCCACAGTGTGCTTTTGCCCAGCAGAGAGGGATGCGAGGCACCCTACCTGCTCCCTGGCGCAGGAGATCTGCTGCTGTGCTCATGTTGGTGGGCGCTGGGGCCTCCAGGGTTTCTTCCAGGGGGTCTGGGGAGAGGAGGGCCACCAAGGAAGGTCAAGAGGGAGAAGCTTCCTTGTACCACAGGTCCCCTGGCTGCCCTAAGGGAAGGGGGACGCAGGACCTGTGCTGGCTGTAGAGGTGAGGAGAGCTGGGATCACCCACCTTTACTTGGAATCCGCAAGCAGCAGGGCAGGGAGATGGGGGAGATGGAGTGCTGAGAGACCAGGGCAGACAGGCTGCCTGCAAGGGGAGGAGAGCCATGCTGAGGAGCCCAGAGAGCCAAGCTTTCTCTGCCCTCTTGAAGCCTCTCCCTCAAGAGCGCCACCCATCACTCAGACTCCTGCTCCTCACCAAAATAGGGCTCTGTGGGACAACCCTTGATCTTCACGCCTTTGGGCCCAGTCTCGATGAGGAAATGGCGGACCAGCTGTTCTGAGGGGTCCCCTGAGGAGGGAGTGGTGGTGAAAACAAAGCTGTATGGATTCTCCGCGTGGGGCTGTCCCGAGCAGCAGGGGCTTTCCTTGCCCCTTTCCTCCAGGGAGAGGTCCTGCCTGGCCCTGCaacttctcccctccccacagcTGCTCCCTCAGCTTGAGATTCGTACCTTTCCAAGGCTGGGCACTGGGTGGGGGTGCAGCCACCTTGAGGGCTAGCCCGTAGGCCCCCTGGAACGAGTGACTGTCTCTGATCAGGAAGGCCCCGGGCTCCTTGTCTTTCAGGAGGGCTATGGCTGCAGGGCACACGGTGAGAGATGGCTGGCAGCCCCACACAGCCCGGGTGTAGGCTCCCAACTCTCAGTCAGACAGCTACGGGGATGCCAGGAGTCTGGGGCCTCGGGTCACAGCACTTTGGACAAtacttagtttgaggccaaagcTTAGAATCGCTGCTGGTGAGCAACCCAGCCAAGAGTGAAGCTGGATGGAGTGAACCAAAGGCCCCACTAGGATGAGAGACTCAGAGCCAAGACAGGCCTAAGTGGGGGAGGACAGGGACGGCACACTACCTTTTCTGGCTTCTCACCTTGGTCACGGGAAAGGTGTGGCTTGTACCAGAACTTGGATGTGTCCTGGACAAACTTGACGTTGCTTTGGTTCTCTTGTGAAGAGTGCTCTAGGAGAGGCAGGAACGGAGTTCAGACCCTAGCTCCCCATGGCCCCTCCCTGGGAGATGAAATTCTTTAAAGGACAGCTGGTCTCTCTGGACCCTCATACCTGGGGGCTGGGTGACATCGGGGAGAGGAGGTGCAAAGGTGACATGGTTGGTGCTTCTGGCTGGTGGTGATGGCTGCTGCCCAGACCCTGGCCCGTGCCGCTTTTCCGGAAGTGGAGGCTGAGTGGGACCGTTGGCATCATAGGAGGCAGCCAGGGGGAAGGCGGGGGTGGGTGAGCTCTGGGGTGGTTCTGGGCTGGCCACAAGCCAGGGCATCTGAGTAGGCACGGGAGTAAGAGGGGAGCCATCTGGGCTGTCTGGCGGGGCCCGAGGGCCCTGCCATGGGGCATGGCGGAGTCCAGGCAGGGTGGATGGCACAGGACCCCGAGGACTGGCACTGTTGGGGTGGCCCAATGGGCTCCTTTCCTGAGGCCAGCCATTAGGTGAGCTGGGTGGGGAGGTCTGGGAGAAGGGGCTAGGGTCCAGCGGCTCAGGCCTCTTGGTAGCCAGCAGTTCAGGAGCCTTTTCGGTGCCTCCCTGGACAACAGGGGGCAAGGCCTCGCCAGGACTCAGTCTCTGGGCAGATGCCAAGGAGGGAGACCTGGTATCTTGCCGCCGGGTGCTGCAGGGGCAAAAGGTAGCTGGTCAGACAGCCCCTGCCTTGGGCTGCTGACCCCAGAACCTTCCCgagcagcctctgccttctgcgtACCTCTCCTTGCCCTGCACCGGGCTGCTGGTGTGCAGAGGTGTGGAGGGGCCAGACAGCTCTGAAGGGGCACTGCACGGGACATCTCGGGGAGACCGAGGCAGTGTGCCGTGTCCGCTGGAGCCGTCCCTCCAGGATGGCTCAGGAGACTCTGAGGTGGGAGGGAGCAGCTCTGTGAACAGCAGCCGGCTTGGCTCGGCTCCTCCCATGGCGTCCCCAGAGACACTTAGAGTGTCTCTACCCTGGCAGTCTCCCTCCGGCGTCCTCACCTGTAGATGCCGAGGGTCCTGCGGAGGTCAGGTGCCCAGGCAGGGGGTACTCGTGTCTTCCATCCTCCACAGGAACCTCATAACCCAGCTTCCTGGGTTGCAGGTAGGGTGGACTTCCCGGGGACACTGAGCCAGCCCGCGGTGAGTGGGCGCCAGGGCTGGAGTACCCTCTGCCGTCACTCGGGGGTCCACAGCTGTGAGGTGCCCGGCCGTACGCTGGGCAGTAGCTGGGAACTGCACCTCCACAACCATAGCTGACCAGGGCTGGGTACCCTGGGAGCCCGTACCTGCCTTCGGGGCACACGGCATAGGCGCAGCCCTCGTGCCCGTCCTCGCCCACCTTGGGCGGCTTCAGGCAGCTGTAGTCGGGCACCGGAGCGTGGTGATGCCCACAGGCAGGCACCAGCAGAGGCAGCGGGTGTGCAGGCCTCACGGGGTGGTGCACCAGAGGCTTGCCCGCCTCGCCGGCCCAGCCCTCTCCAGCCTCCCGCTCTAGCCGCAGTCCGTACAGGGCTGCCGTGGGCAGTGCCAGCTTCTCCTCGCAGGCCGGGCACGAGCACACAGCGGGCATGCCCGGCTCCTCCAGGATCACCACCTCGCGGTAGGCCGCCGGGCGGTAGCCGAAGTCTCCGCCGGGCTTCCCCAGCTCGGCCGCGTAGGGGTAGGGCCCCTCGGACAGCGACCTGCAGAGGCGCCTCTTCTCCGCGGCGGCTTCCGCGTAGCCCTGCGGGGACGCCTCGTAGCCGTGGGGCACGCGCCGCCTCTCCAGGGTGCCCTCGGGCCGGCAGTAGCCCCCGTTGGCGACCCCGCAGGGCTCCCGGTAGCCCTGGCGGCAGGAGCAGTGGCGGCCGAGGCCCGGCCGGTGGCCCGGGTACAGCCCGGGGTGCAGGCCCGCGCCCGCCGCGGGCTCCTCGTCGTCCAGGATGGCCGTCTCCCGCCCAGCTCCGCGTGCCCCGCCGGCCGCGCCGCAGCCGCCCAGCAGGCGCTCCAGCTCCTGCCGCTCGGCCGCCGTGGGTGGAGGCCGGCCGGGGGACTCCGCCGTGGGCTCCGCGGTGAGCGTGGACGAATGGCCCGAGTCGCTGCTGACCGAGAGCATCGGGGGCGCGGGAGG of Meriones unguiculatus strain TT.TT164.6M chromosome 8, Bangor_MerUng_6.1, whole genome shotgun sequence contains these proteins:
- the Tns2 gene encoding tensin-2 isoform X1 codes for the protein MKSSGLVERLLRNLGWRDSSQATSRPRRAEPHSFREKVFRKKAPVCAVCKVAIDGTGVSCRVCKVATHRKCEAKVTASCQALPPAELRRNTAPVRRIEHLGSTKSLNHAKQRSTLPSFAASPRSFSLDPLMERRWDLDLTYVTERILAAAFPARPDEQRHRGHLRELAHVLQSKHRDKYLLFNLSEKRHDLTRLNPKVQDFGWPELHAPPLDKLCSICKAMETWLSADPQHVAVLYCKGSKGKLGVIVSAYMHYSKISAGADQALATLTMRKFCEDKVATELQPSQRRYVSYFSGLLSGSIRMNSSPLFLHCVSVPVLPAFEPNTGFQPFLKIYQSMQLVYTSGVYRIAGPGPQQLCISLEPALLLKGDVMVTCYHRGGQGTDRTLVFRVQFHTCTIHGPRLTFPKDQLDEAWADERVPFQASVEFVFSSSPEKGKGSTPRNDPSVSVDYNTAEPAVRWDSYENFNQHPEDGVDGSLAHTRGPLDGSPYAQVQRAPRQTPPAPSPEPPAPPMLSVSSDSGHSSTLTAEPTAESPGRPPPTAAERQELERLLGGCGAAGGARGAGRETAILDDEEPAAGAGLHPGLYPGHRPGLGRHCSCRQGYREPCGVANGGYCRPEGTLERRRVPHGYEASPQGYAEAAAEKRRLCRSLSEGPYPYAAELGKPGGDFGYRPAAYREVVILEEPGMPAVCSCPACEEKLALPTAALYGLRLEREAGEGWAGEAGKPLVHHPVRPAHPLPLLVPACGHHHAPVPDYSCLKPPKVGEDGHEGCAYAVCPEGRYGLPGYPALVSYGCGGAVPSYCPAYGRAPHSCGPPSDGRGYSSPGAHSPRAGSVSPGSPPYLQPRKLGYEVPVEDGRHEYPLPGHLTSAGPSASTESPEPSWRDGSSGHGTLPRSPRDVPCSAPSELSGPSTPLHTSSPVQGKESTRRQDTRSPSLASAQRLSPGEALPPVVQGGTEKAPELLATKRPEPLDPSPFSQTSPPSSPNGWPQERSPLGHPNSASPRGPVPSTLPGLRHAPWQGPRAPPDSPDGSPLTPVPTQMPWLVASPEPPQSSPTPAFPLAASYDANGPTQPPLPEKRHGPGSGQQPSPPARSTNHVTFAPPLPDVTQPPEHSSQENQSNVKFVQDTSKFWYKPHLSRDQAIALLKDKEPGAFLIRDSHSFQGAYGLALKVAAPPPSAQPWKGDPSEQLVRHFLIETGPKGVKIKGCPTEPYFGSLSALVSQHSISPISLPCCLRIPSKDPLEETLEAPAPTNMSTAADLLRQGAACSVLYLTSVETESLTGPQAVARASSAALSCSPNPVPAIVHFKVSAQGITLTDNQRKLFFRRHYPVGSITFSSTDPQDRRWTNPDGTTSKIFGFVAKKPGSPWENVCHLFAELDPDQPASAIVTFITKVLLGHRK
- the Tns2 gene encoding tensin-2 isoform X2, producing MGWPGGAPCCCPGPPHPRPSGRPRQPRRAEPHSFREKVFRKKAPVCAVCKVAIDGTGVSCRVCKVATHRKCEAKVTASCQALPPAELRRNTAPVRRIEHLGSTKSLNHAKQRSTLPSFAASPRSFSLDPLMERRWDLDLTYVTERILAAAFPARPDEQRHRGHLRELAHVLQSKHRDKYLLFNLSEKRHDLTRLNPKVQDFGWPELHAPPLDKLCSICKAMETWLSADPQHVAVLYCKGSKGKLGVIVSAYMHYSKISAGADQALATLTMRKFCEDKVATELQPSQRRYVSYFSGLLSGSIRMNSSPLFLHCVSVPVLPAFEPNTGFQPFLKIYQSMQLVYTSGVYRIAGPGPQQLCISLEPALLLKGDVMVTCYHRGGQGTDRTLVFRVQFHTCTIHGPRLTFPKDQLDEAWADERVPFQASVEFVFSSSPEKGKGSTPRNDPSVSVDYNTAEPAVRWDSYENFNQHPEDGVDGSLAHTRGPLDGSPYAQVQRAPRQTPPAPSPEPPAPPMLSVSSDSGHSSTLTAEPTAESPGRPPPTAAERQELERLLGGCGAAGGARGAGRETAILDDEEPAAGAGLHPGLYPGHRPGLGRHCSCRQGYREPCGVANGGYCRPEGTLERRRVPHGYEASPQGYAEAAAEKRRLCRSLSEGPYPYAAELGKPGGDFGYRPAAYREVVILEEPGMPAVCSCPACEEKLALPTAALYGLRLEREAGEGWAGEAGKPLVHHPVRPAHPLPLLVPACGHHHAPVPDYSCLKPPKVGEDGHEGCAYAVCPEGRYGLPGYPALVSYGCGGAVPSYCPAYGRAPHSCGPPSDGRGYSSPGAHSPRAGSVSPGSPPYLQPRKLGYEVPVEDGRHEYPLPGHLTSAGPSASTESPEPSWRDGSSGHGTLPRSPRDVPCSAPSELSGPSTPLHTSSPVQGKESTRRQDTRSPSLASAQRLSPGEALPPVVQGGTEKAPELLATKRPEPLDPSPFSQTSPPSSPNGWPQERSPLGHPNSASPRGPVPSTLPGLRHAPWQGPRAPPDSPDGSPLTPVPTQMPWLVASPEPPQSSPTPAFPLAASYDANGPTQPPLPEKRHGPGSGQQPSPPARSTNHVTFAPPLPDVTQPPEHSSQENQSNVKFVQDTSKFWYKPHLSRDQAIALLKDKEPGAFLIRDSHSFQGAYGLALKVAAPPPSAQPWKGDPSEQLVRHFLIETGPKGVKIKGCPTEPYFGSLSALVSQHSISPISLPCCLRIPSKDPLEETLEAPAPTNMSTAADLLRQGAACSVLYLTSVETESLTGPQAVARASSAALSCSPNPVPAIVHFKVSAQGITLTDNQRKLFFRRHYPVGSITFSSTDPQDRRWTNPDGTTSKIFGFVAKKPGSPWENVCHLFAELDPDQPASAIVTFITKVLLGHRK
- the Tns2 gene encoding tensin-2 isoform X5, giving the protein MGWPGGAPCCCPGPPHPRPSGRPRQPRRAEPHSFREKVFRKKAPVCAVCKVAIDGTGVSCRVCKVATHRKCEAKVTASCQALPPAELRRNTAPVRRIEHLGSTKSLNHAKQRSTLPRSFSLDPLMERRWDLDLTYVTERILAAAFPARPDEQRHRGHLRELAHVLQSKHRDKYLLFNLSEKRHDLTRLNPKVQDFGWPELHAPPLDKLCSICKAMETWLSADPQHVAVLYCKGSKGKLGVIVSAYMHYSKISAGADQALATLTMRKFCEDKVATELQPSQRRYVSYFSGLLSGSIRMNSSPLFLHCVSVPVLPAFEPNTGFQPFLKIYQSMQLVYTSGVYRIAGPGPQQLCISLEPALLLKGDVMVTCYHRGGQGTDRTLVFRVQFHTCTIHGPRLTFPKDQLDEAWADERVPFQASVEFVFSSSPEKGKGSTPRNDPSVSVDYNTAEPAVRWDSYENFNQHPEDGVDGSLAHTRGPLDGSPYAQVQRAPRQTPPAPSPEPPAPPMLSVSSDSGHSSTLTAEPTAESPGRPPPTAAERQELERLLGGCGAAGGARGAGRETAILDDEEPAAGAGLHPGLYPGHRPGLGRHCSCRQGYREPCGVANGGYCRPEGTLERRRVPHGYEASPQGYAEAAAEKRRLCRSLSEGPYPYAAELGKPGGDFGYRPAAYREVVILEEPGMPAVCSCPACEEKLALPTAALYGLRLEREAGEGWAGEAGKPLVHHPVRPAHPLPLLVPACGHHHAPVPDYSCLKPPKVGEDGHEGCAYAVCPEGRYGLPGYPALVSYGCGGAVPSYCPAYGRAPHSCGPPSDGRGYSSPGAHSPRAGSVSPGSPPYLQPRKLGYEVPVEDGRHEYPLPGHLTSAGPSASTESPEPSWRDGSSGHGTLPRSPRDVPCSAPSELSGPSTPLHTSSPVQGKESTRRQDTRSPSLASAQRLSPGEALPPVVQGGTEKAPELLATKRPEPLDPSPFSQTSPPSSPNGWPQERSPLGHPNSASPRGPVPSTLPGLRHAPWQGPRAPPDSPDGSPLTPVPTQMPWLVASPEPPQSSPTPAFPLAASYDANGPTQPPLPEKRHGPGSGQQPSPPARSTNHVTFAPPLPDVTQPPEHSSQENQSNVKFVQDTSKFWYKPHLSRDQAIALLKDKEPGAFLIRDSHSFQGAYGLALKVAAPPPSAQPWKGDPSEQLVRHFLIETGPKGVKIKGCPTEPYFGSLSALVSQHSISPISLPCCLRIPSKDPLEETLEAPAPTNMSTAADLLRQGAACSVLYLTSVETESLTGPQAVARASSAALSCSPNPVPAIVHFKVSAQGITLTDNQRKLFFRRHYPVGSITFSSTDPQDRRWTNPDGTTSKIFGFVAKKPGSPWENVCHLFAELDPDQPASAIVTFITKVLLGHRK